The following DNA comes from Streptomyces pristinaespiralis.
GGGTGAAGCCGAAGGTGAGGAAGTTCATCGCGTAGCGGGAGCGTTCGCTGAGGACGGCGATGTCGCAGTAGAGGGCGAGCAGCAGTCCGCCGCCGAGTGCGTGTCCCTGGGCGGCGGCCACGACCGGCACCGGGCAGGCGGCGATGGCCTGCATCATTTCCCAGAGTTCGACGACGCGCTGCTCGTGGGTGCCGAGCATGCGTTCGGTGGCGCCTCCGGCGCTGAAGACGCCGGGTGCGCCTTCCAGGACGACGGCCCGGACGTCCCGGTCGTCGCCGGCCCGTTGCAGGGCGGCGATGAGGCCGGCGCGCAGCTCGGGGGTGAACCGGTTGTGGCCCGCCTCGTCGCACATCCGGACGGTGGCGACGGGCGCCTCGGTGTGCAGCTGGACGGGCCCGTAGGAAAGAGCGGTCACGGTATCAGTCCTTGCCGGTGAAGGGTGTTCAGCCGCTCGTGGACCCGCTGGTCGGCAAGGCGTTCGGCGACGGCGCGCAGCGCGCGGTCGGCGTGGCCTTCGGGGGCGGGGAACAGTTCACGGCGGTAGCGCTTGAGTGCGCGTACGGCTCCGTGGTCGGCGGCCCGCAGGCGCCGCAGCAGCAGCCGCAGTTCCTGGCGGCAGTCGTCGGTGCGCTGGTCGGCGAGGCCGATGTCGGCGGCCTGTTCGGCGCTGACGTGCTGGGCGCCGAGTGCGAGGGAGAAGGCGCGGTGGCGGCCGGTGCGTTCGGCGACGACGGGCAGGATCACGGCGGGTACGAGGCCGAGGAGGACCTCGGTCATGCGGAAGCTCGCGCGGGGGCCGGCGATGACGTGGTCGCAGGCGGCGGCGAGGCCGACGCCTCCTCCGGTGGCGGCGCCGTCGACGACGGCGACGGTGACCAGGGGCGAGTCGGCCAGGCGTTGCAGCAGGTGGTGCACGGCGGTCAGGCGCGGCCGCCAGCCGTCGCGGTCGGCCTCGCCGAGGGCGATGCCCGAGCAGAAGCTGTCGCCGGTGGCGTCGAGGACGAACACCTCGGCGCCCTCGGCCGCTTCGGCGGCGGTGAGGGCGCCGGTGAGGGCCGTGAGCATGTCGTCGTCGAGGCGGTTGCGGGTGGCGGGCGTGTCGAGGGTGGCGCGGACCAGGGGCGGGCGGCCGGTGTCCACGCGCAGCGGGGCGGGGGCTGTCAGCGCCACTCGTACCGCCTGATGTAGTTCTCGACGCCGGCCAGCACCAGTTGCTTGCCGTGGTCGCGGAAGGGCGCGAGGAAGGTCTCCTGGAGCGAGTCGTCGACGTCGCGGTGGGCCTTGGGCACCAGGATGCGGCGGGTGACGGGCAGCATCTGCTCGTACTCGGCGAAGGTCAGCTCGCGCCGCAGGGCGAGGCGTTCCGCGATGCGTGCCTTGCCGAGGGTCGCCTTGGCGCCGGGGGCGACGGTCGCGCCGAAGAACTCGGAGGCGCAGCCGGATCCGTAGGAGTACATGCCGAGCCGGGCGCCTTCGACGCGTTCGGCGCTCTGGTGGTCGATCAGGGAGGCGAGGGCGAGCCAGATGGCGCCGGAGCACAGGTTGCCGACGACCCGGCCGTAGCGCAGGGAGGGGGCGACGCGCCGCTCGAAGTCCTCGGCGATCGCCTTGGGGGCGCGGGGTGCGAATTCGCGCATCAGCTTGCGGTGCGCGGCTCTGACCATGCCGCCGAACGGGGTGTGCATGACGACGTGGTCGAAGGAGTCGGCGAAGTCGGTGCCCGGGACGTTGGCGGTGTAGGCGCGGAAGCTGTCGGAGAGGCACTCGAGGTAGGCGAGCAGCGACAGGTCGGGGTTGTACAGGTCGTAGTCCGGGGCGGGCCGGGCGGTGTCCATGACTTCGAAGCTGTTGAGGCCGTAGGCGCCGGGGGTCAGGGCGAGAATGCCGGGGCTGTCGCCGACGAGGAGCGCCACGGCGCCGTGGCCGGTGGTGGGCTCGGCGTATTTGGCGTACTCGTCCATGGGGTTGACGTCGGTGGCGATGATCAGTGCCTTGGCGCCGGGCCGCAGGCCGGACCTCAGGTAGCCGGCGGCGAGCTGGAGGGCGCCGGTCGCCCCGTAGCAGGCCTGCTTGACCTCCATGTAGCGGCACTGCCGGGACAGGCCGAGGTGTCGGTGGACGTGGGAGGCGAGGGACTTGCTGTAGTCGAGGCCGGACTCGCTGGAGGTGACGAGGAGTTCGATGGAGTCCCGGTCGTCGTCGCTGAGGGCGTCGACGAGGGGTTTGGCGGCGTTGACGGCGCCGGTGACCGGGTCCTCCCAGGGGAGCTGGACGGACCGCTCGTCCATCATGAGGTTGTCGAAGCGGTCCGGGTCGAGGCCGCGGGCGTCGAAGAGGGCGCGGGCGGAGATCTTGGCGACACCGGCGTGGACGTTCAGTGCCTCGACGCCGATACGGGCGGTGCTCATCGCGGGCCGCCGGTGGCGAGATGGGCGACGAGGCCGCCGATGTCGGGGATGTCGGCGAAGGTGGAGACCCGCTCGCGGCTGCCGAGCCGGTGGGTGAGGGTGGTGATGATCTCGACGCGGTCGACGGAGTCGGCGCCGAGGTCCTTCAGGCTCCGCCCGTCGGTGATCTCCTCGGCGGGTACGTCGGGCAGGATCTCGGCGACGACCTCCGCGAGGACGCGCCGGACGGTGGCTTCGTCGGTGGCGGCGGGGGCGGTCATGAGTCCTCCAGGAGCTGCTGGATCGAGCAGACGGCGAGCAGCCGTCCGGTCGCGGCCTCGGTGACGGCGACGTCGGCGATCTCGTCGCCGGCCACGGTGTCGCTGTGCCACAGCCGCACGGTGAGGGTGAGTTCGGCGTCGGCGTCGGCGTTGCCGAAGTAGCCGATCCGGTGGTCGACGACGGTGCGGCGGCTGAAGCCGCGCGGGTCGCGGCCCAGGGCGCGCCACTGGCGCAGCAGGGCGGTGTCGACGATGGCGAAGTAGGAGGCGAAGTACATGAGCCCGGCGCCGTTGAGGTCGCGT
Coding sequences within:
- a CDS encoding polyketide synthase, producing MTALSYGPVQLHTEAPVATVRMCDEAGHNRFTPELRAGLIAALQRAGDDRDVRAVVLEGAPGVFSAGGATERMLGTHEQRVVELWEMMQAIAACPVPVVAAAQGHALGGGLLLALYCDIAVLSERSRYAMNFLTFGFTPILGASHVVPAAFGRALGTEMMYTSRTYTGRELRERGAGTRICAHDTVPAEAHRIALQSAQAPRGALAMMKSQLVRTLLTDARAALEREIPDHEATITGDEARRRIRGLHGQRITRAGQPEAAA
- a CDS encoding enoyl-CoA hydratase/isomerase family protein, translating into MALTAPAPLRVDTGRPPLVRATLDTPATRNRLDDDMLTALTGALTAAEAAEGAEVFVLDATGDSFCSGIALGEADRDGWRPRLTAVHHLLQRLADSPLVTVAVVDGAATGGGVGLAAACDHVIAGPRASFRMTEVLLGLVPAVILPVVAERTGRHRAFSLALGAQHVSAEQAADIGLADQRTDDCRQELRLLLRRLRAADHGAVRALKRYRRELFPAPEGHADRALRAVAERLADQRVHERLNTLHRQGLIP
- a CDS encoding hydroxymethylglutaryl-CoA synthase family protein, encoding MSTARIGVEALNVHAGVAKISARALFDARGLDPDRFDNLMMDERSVQLPWEDPVTGAVNAAKPLVDALSDDDRDSIELLVTSSESGLDYSKSLASHVHRHLGLSRQCRYMEVKQACYGATGALQLAAGYLRSGLRPGAKALIIATDVNPMDEYAKYAEPTTGHGAVALLVGDSPGILALTPGAYGLNSFEVMDTARPAPDYDLYNPDLSLLAYLECLSDSFRAYTANVPGTDFADSFDHVVMHTPFGGMVRAAHRKLMREFAPRAPKAIAEDFERRVAPSLRYGRVVGNLCSGAIWLALASLIDHQSAERVEGARLGMYSYGSGCASEFFGATVAPGAKATLGKARIAERLALRRELTFAEYEQMLPVTRRILVPKAHRDVDDSLQETFLAPFRDHGKQLVLAGVENYIRRYEWR
- a CDS encoding acyl carrier protein; the protein is MTAPAATDEATVRRVLAEVVAEILPDVPAEEITDGRSLKDLGADSVDRVEIITTLTHRLGSRERVSTFADIPDIGGLVAHLATGGPR